The Oncorhynchus kisutch isolate 150728-3 linkage group LG20, Okis_V2, whole genome shotgun sequence genome has a segment encoding these proteins:
- the LOC109865367 gene encoding myoferlin isoform X2 translates to MLRVVVESAKGLPKSKLGSTPDPIANIIFKDEKKKTKTIDSEVNPVWNEVLEFDLKGSVLDSSSYIDVIVKDYETIGKDKFLGSAKISLKDLATGQVKSFPCKDLALVNEKGQATGATVSLVIHYDPPANATPNPNDPQAGDAAGDSGRGEEGDEDIADAGQSPSAPGQPGNPNQRLVKKNRKLNRPLANKPQDFQIRVRILEGRQLPGNNIKPVVKVNVCGQTHRTRIKRGNNPFFDEMFFYNVNMLPSDLFDQYVSIRVYDSFSLRADSLMGEFKVDVGFIYDEPAHSVMRKWLLLNDPDESSSGARGYLKVSMFIVGAGDESLVEKRDINDDQDDIESNLLLPAGVTLRWVTLSLKVFRAEDIPQMDDAFIQSLKGMFGVDGDKKNLVDPFVEAHFAGKRLCTQVIEKNANPEWNQMLNLQVKFPSMCERIKLTVFDWDRLTRNDSIGTIYLNLAKIASSGGEVQGKTGESEVGFLPAFGPCYINLYGSPREFTGLPDPYEELNYGKGEGVAYRGRILVELSTKLEGKADKTVEEIPSDDILVAQKYQRRRKYCLCVVFHSASMLQEPGEPIQFEVSIGNYGNKLDTTCKPLASTTQYSCAVFDGNHYYYLPWANAKPVVVITSFWEDISHRLDAVNIILYIAERLQSNITAMKLAILAKVPENHLAEIWLRLVNQVIEDLSSLKVPELEGHSNLTSLDIQMKKLRDSTLQTIMEGAKSMREEATEIKDTLGDIEGWLDKLKQLAEEPQNSMPDVIIWMLRGEKRVAYSRIPAYQLLYSTYSEQACGQFCGRTRNVFMQYPMDKNKGLKVPVQIRVNMWLGLSADEKKFNNFSEGTFSVFAELYENQAYMLGKWGTTGLGLRYKCSDVTGKLKLKQENFIPPRGWEWEGDWFIDPEKGLLTEADAGHTEFMDEVFQNETRFPGGEWKPATEPYTDVNGEKTHTPEEIECPAGWSWGDEWTVDENRAVDEKGWEYGITIPPDDKPKSWVPAEKMYHVHRRRRVIRPRKRTSAAGTTTEKRDQGDPEGWEFSSLIGWKFHRQERSADTIRRRRWRRKMAPAGRLGASAIFKLEGALGVDVDEKKKDEVDASKLFGANTPTVSCSFDSSHLYHLRVYVYQARNLIAMDKDSFSDPYAHVSFLHMSKTTETIKATLNPTWDQTLIFQDVEIYGDPQKIAQYPPDVVLEFYDKDQVGKDELLGRSVCVPLVKLNPGMDQTPKLLWSPIIQKDQQAGEVLVAAELILKDKGNETDLPLVPPKRAENLYMVPQGIRPVVQLMAIEILAWGLRNMKPYQLATVASPSLVVECGGEMVQSAVIKNMKKCPNFPGSVLFLKVLLPKEEMYTPPIVLKVIDHRPFGRKPVVGQCTIDTLEEFRCDPYVIQKSSMSSKMALMAAFPHDTRIDMEDRRPLLEAQFVYSMSAAVNKMATTTSRLHAEKEKETVDWWSKFYASIGDHEKCRPYLQKGYDTLKVYDKELENVPEFKQLTDFCNTFKLQRGKNEDEEDDPSVVGEFKGSFKVYPLSDDPGVAPPPRQFRELPESVPQECLVRIYVVRGIDLQPKDNNGQCDPYIKISLGKKSIEDRDNYLPNTTNPVFGRMFEMSCFLPQDKDLKISVYDYDLLTRDEKVGETVIDLENRFLSRFGSYCGLPQTYCISGINQWRDHLKPSQILQNLARLKGVPPPRLEDDGKALSFNGTQYTLAQFEANKEIHQHLGPADERISLHVLRTHGLVPEHVETRTLFSSFQPQLSQGCLQMWVDVFPKNMGLPGPPFDIVPRKAKKYFLRAVVWNTSDVILDETSITGERMSDIYVKGWMPGMEEDKQKTDVHYRSLDGDGNFNWRFVFGFEYLPAEQLCLVSKKEHFWSLDKTEFRIPPKLIVQIWDNDKFSLDDYLGTVELDLRKLTPPAKVSKTCNLSMMEEVMDARPPKSDLANSLFAQKSVRGWWPCVTEQDGKKVLGGKVEMTLEIVSEKEVDEKPAGKGRDEPNMNPKLDFPKRPDTSFFWFTNPCKTMKFIVWRRFKWLFIGLILLILVLLFVGILLYSLPNYISMKIVKPFK, encoded by the exons GCCACGGTGAGCCTTGTTATTCATTATGATCCTCCAGCCAATGCCACTCCAAATCCAAATGACCCACAGGCAGGAGATGCTGCAGGGGATTCTG GTAGAggtgaagagggggatgaggacaTCGCTGATGCAGGACAGAGTCCCTCTGCTCCTGGTCAGCCTGGGAACCCTAACCAAAGACTGGTCAAGAAAAACAGGAAATTGAACCGACCCCTGGCCAATAAACCTCAGGACTTTCAG ATCCGTGTCAGGATATTAGAGGGACGACAGCTCCCTGGGAATAACATCAAACCTGTTGTGAAGGTGAATGTTTGTGGACAGACTCACAGAACAAGGATCAAGCGGGGAAACAATCCCTTCTTTGATGAG ATGTTCTTTTACAATGTCAACATGTTACCATCGGACCTATTTGATCAATATGTCAGCATTCGG GTGTACGACTCCTTCTCTCTGAGAGCTGACAGTCTCATGGGGGAGTTCAAG GTTGATGTTGGCTTCATCTATGATGAACCAG CTCACTCTGTAATGAGGAAGTGGCTCCTCCTGAATGACCCTGATGAATCCAGTTCGGGCGCCAGAGGATACCTTAAAGTCAGCATGTTCATCGTTGGGGCGGGAGACGAATCACTG GTAGAGAAGAGGGACATTAATGATGACCAGGATGACATAGAGAGTAACCTGCTGCTGCCAGCAGGGGTTACACTGCGATGGGTCACCCTGTCTCTCAAAGTGTTCCGGGCCGAGGACATTCCCCAGA TGGATGATGCCTTTATCCAGTCATTGAAGGGGATGTTTGGAGTGGATGGGGACAAGAAGAATCTAGTGGATCCTTTTGTCGAGGCTCACTTCGCTGGCAAAAGG CTGTGCACCCAAGTCATTGAGAAGAATGCCAACCCAGAATGGAACCAAATGCTGAATCTTCAGGTCaag TTCCCCTCCATGTGTGAACGAATCAAACTGACCGTCTTTGATTG GGATCGCCTGACGAGGAATGACTCGATTGGCACCATATACTTGAATCTGGCCAAAATAGCATCCTCTGGTGGCGAAGTTCAAG GGAAGACCGGGGAGTCTGAGGTAGGTTTCCTGCCAGCCTTTGGGCCTTGCTATATCAACCTGTATGGGAGTCCCAGAGAGTTCACTGGGCTTCCTGACCCCTACGAAGAGCTCAACTATGGCAAA ggtgaaggggtggcCTATCGAGGAAGAATCCTGGTTGAGCTGTCAACTAAACTGGAAGGCAAGGCTGACAAGACTGTAGAAGAGATCCCTAGTGATGACATATTGGTGGCCCAG AAATACCAGCGCAGGAGGAAGTACTGTTTGTGTGTAGTGTTCCATAGTGCCAGCATGCTTCAGGAACCTGGCGAACCAATCCAGTTTGAGGTCAGCATTGGCAACTATGGCAACAAGCTGGACACTACCTGTAAACCACTGGCCTCCACTACCCAGTACAGCTGTGCTGTGTTTGATG GTAACCACTACTATTACCTGCCCTGGGCTAATGCCAAACCAGTGGTTGTCATTACATCATTCTGGGAGGACATCAGTCACCGTTTGGATGCAGTCAACATCATTCTGTACATAGCTGAACGTCTG CAATCTAACATCACTGCGATGAAGTTGGCCATCTTGGCTAAAGTCCCCGAAAACCATCTGGCTGAGATCTGGCTGAGGCTGGTAAATCAGGTGATCGAGGACCTCAGCAG TTTGAAAGTGCCAGAGCTGGAGGGCCACTCAAACCTGACCTCCCTGGACATCCAGATGAAGAAGCTAcgtgacagcaccctgcagaccaTCATGGAGGGGGCCAAGAGCATGAGAGAGGAGGCGACTGAGATCAAGGATACCCTGGGGGACATTGAGGGCTGGCTGGACAAACTGAAGCAGCTCGCTGAGGAG CCCCAGAACAGCATGCCTGACGTGATCATCTGGATGctgaggggggagaagagagtggCGTACAGCCGCATCCCAGCCTACCAGCTGCTCTACTCCACCTACAGCGAACAGGCCTGTGGACAGTTCTGTGGCAGGACCAGGAATGTCTTCATGCAGTACCCTATGGATAAAAACAAGGGTCTGAAGGTTCCAGTCCAGATCAGAGTCAACATGTGGCTGGGCCTGTCTGCAGACGAGAAAAAGTTCAACAATTTCTCAGAAGGGACGTTCAGTGTGTTTGCTGAATTG TATGAGAATCAGGCCTACATGCTGGGGAAGTGGGGAACTACCGGTCTGGGTTTACGCTACAAATGCTCTGATGTGACTGGCAAGCTGAAGCTGAAACAAGAGAACTTCATTCCCCCGCGAGGCTGGGAGTGGGAGGGAGACTGGTTCATAGACCCAGAGAAGGG TCTGTTGACAGAGGCAGATGCGGGACACACTGAGTTCATGGATGAAGTCTTCCAGAATGAGACTCGCTTCCCCGGGGGAGAGTGGAAGCCTGCCACTGAGCCGTACACTGACGTG AATGGGGAGAAGACCCACACACCAGAGGAAATCGAGTGTCCTGCAGGCTGGAGCTGGGGGGATGAGTGGACCGTAGATGAAAACAGGGCTGTGGACGAGAAAG GCTGGGAGTATGGAATCACCATCCCTCCAGATGACAAACCCAAGTCTTGGGTGCCAGCAGAGAAGATGTACCACGTCCACCGACGGAGGAGAGTGATCAGGCCCAGGAAGAGAACATCAGCTGCTGGTACAACCACTGAG AAACGAGACCAAGGAGACCCAGAAGGCTGGGAGTTCTCCTCTCTGATTGGCTGGAAGTTCCACAGGCAGGAGCGTTCCGCCGACACGATCCGACGCAGACGTTGGAGGAGGAAAATGGCCCCTGCTGGCCGCCTGGGGGCATCCGCCATATTCAAACTGGAGGGGGCGCTG GGGGTTGATGTAGATGAGAAAAAAAAAGATGAGGTGGATGCCTCCAAGCTCTTTGGTGCCAATACTCCTACTGTGTCCTGTTCGTTTGACA GCTCACACCTCTACCACCTCCGCGTCTACGTTTACCAGGCCAGGAACCTTATTGCCATGGACAAAGACAGCTTCTCGG ATCCATATGCCCATGTGTCCTTCCTGCACATGAGTAAAACCACAGAGACCATAAAAGCTACCCTGAACCCCACGTGGGACCAGACCCTGATCTTCCAGGATGTGGAGATCTACGGGGACCCGCAGAAAATCGCCCAGTATCCCCCTGACGTGGTGCTGGAGTTCTATGACAAGGACCAGGTG GGGAAAGATGAGCTATTGGGCCGGAGCGTGTGTGTCCCCCTGGTGAAACTGAACCCCGGCATGGACCAGACCCCCAAACTGTTGTGGTCCCCCATCATACAGAAGGACCAGCAGGCTGGAGAGGTGCTGGTGGCTGCTGAGCTCATCCTGAAGGATAAG GGTAACGAGACGGACCTCCCTCTGGTCCCTCCCAAGAGGGCGGAGAATCTGTACATGGTGCCTCAGGGGATACGGCCTGTGGTGCAGCTCATGGCTATTGAG aTTCTGGCCTGGGGGTTGCGCAACATGAAGCCCTACCAGTTGGCCACTGTGGCCTCCCCTAGCCTTGTGGTAGAGTGTGGAGGGGAGATGGTCCAGTCTGCTGTCATCAAGAACATGAAGAAGTGCCCCAACTTTCCTGGATCTGTCCTCTTCCTTAAAGTG CTTCTTCCCAAAGAGGAGATGTACACCCCTCCCATCGTGCTGAAGGTGATCGACCACAGGCCATTTGGCAGGAAGCCAGTGGTTGGACAGTGTACCATAGACACTCTGGAGGAGTTTCGCTGTGACCCCTACGTCATCCAGAAGTCATCCATGTCATCCAAAA tGGCtttgatggctgcttttcctcACGACACCAGAATTGACATGGAAGACAGGAGGCCTCTGCTTGAAGCTCAG TTTGTGTACAGCATGTCAGCAGCAGTCAACAAAATGGCCACCACTACTTCTCGTCTT CATGCAGAGAAG GAGAAGGAGACAGTTGATTGGTGGAGTAAATTCTACGCATCCATTGGAGATCATGAGAAGTGCCGTCCTTACCTTCAGAAAGGATATGACACTTTGAAG GTGTATGATAAGGAACTGGAGAATGTTCCTGAGTTCAAACAACTCACCGATTTCTGCAACACCTTCAAACTGCAGAGAGGCAAGAATGAAGATGAGGAGGATGATCCATCTGTTGTTGGAGAATTCAAG GGCTCTTTTAAGGTGTACCCTCTATCAGACGACCCGGGTGTGGCTCCTCCTCCTCGCCAGTTCCGTGAGCTGCCTGAAAGCGTGCCTCAAGAGTGCCTGGTCAGGATCTATGTGGTCAGAGGCATCGACCTGCAGCCCAAGGACAACAACGGTCAG TGTGATCCCTATATAAAGATTTCCCTGGGAAAGAAGTCAATTGAGGACCGAGATAACTACTTACCAAATACCACCAACCCTGTTTTTGGAAG AATGTTTGAGATGTCATGTTTTCTGCCTCAAGACAAAGACCTGAAGATCTCAGTGTATGACTATGATCTGCTGACCCGCGATGAGAAAGTGGGAGAGACAGTGATTGACCTGGAGAACCGCTTCCTGTCACGTTTTGGCTCCTACTGTGGCCTGCCTCAGACATACTGCAT CTCTGGAATCAACCAATGGCGTGACCATCTGAAGCCCTCTCAGATCCTTCAGAACCTGGCCCGCCTCAAAGGCGTCCCTCCACCCAGGTTAGAAGATGATGGCAAAGCACTGTCATTCAATGGGACTCAGTACACCCTGGCTCAATTTG AGGCCAACAAAGAGATCCACCAGCACTTGGGTCCTGCCGACGAACGGATCTCTCTGCACGTGCTCAGAACACATGGACTGGTGCCTGAGCACGTGGAGACAAGGACACTGTTCAGCAGCTTCCAGCCCCAACTTTCTCAG GGATGCCTTCAAATGTGGGTGGATGTTTTCCCCAAAAACATGGGCCTTCCCGGACCTCCCTTCGACATTGTGCCACGCAAGGCCAAGAA GTATTTCCTGCGAGCTGTTGTTTGGAACACCTCTGATGTCATTCTGGACGAAACTAGTATTACTGGGGAGCGCATGAGTGATATCTACGTCAAAGG CTGGATGCCAGGTATGGAGGAGGACAAGCAGAAGACCGACGTCCACTACAGGTCTCTGGATGGGGACGGCAACTTCAACTGGAGGTTCGTCTTTGGCTTTGAATACCTGCCCGCTGAACAGCTGTGTCTGGTCTCCAAGAAG GAGCACTTCTGGAGTCTAGACAAAACAGAGTTCAGGATACCCCCCAAGTTGATTGTTCAAATTTGGGATAATGACAAGTTCTCATTGGATGATTACCTGG GCACGGTAGAGCTGGATCTCCGTAAACTTACCCCTCCGGCCAAGGTTTCAAAGACGTGCAATCTGAGTATGATGGAGGAGGTGATGGATGCACGGCCACCCAAATCTGACCTGGCCAATTCGCTGTTCGCTCAGAAGTCTGTCAGAGGCTGGTGGCCATGTGTCACTGAACAGGATGGGAAGAAAGTCCTTGGT GGGAAGGTTGAGATGACTCTGGAAATCGTGTCTGAGAAGGAAGTGGACGAAAAGCCTGCTGGGAAGGGCAGGGATGAACCCAACATGAACCCAAAGCTTGACTTCCCTAA GCGTCCGGACACGTCCTTCTTCTGGTTCACGAACCCCTGTAAGACCATGAAATTCATTGTGTGGCGCAGATTCAAGTGGCTTTTCATTGGACTGATCCTACTGATTCTAGTGCTGCTCTTCGTCGGAATCCTGTTGTACTCTTTACCG AACTACATTTCAATGAAAATTGTGAAGCCATTCAAATGA